Proteins found in one Lachancea thermotolerans CBS 6340 chromosome C complete sequence genomic segment:
- the PLC1 gene encoding phosphatidylinositol phospholipase C (some similarities with uniprot|P32383 Saccharomyces cerevisiae YPL268W PLC1 Phosphoinositide- specific phospholipase C hydrolyzes phosphatidylinositol 4 5-biphosphate (PIP2) to generate inositol 1 4 5- triphosphate (IP3) and 1 2-diacylglycerol (DAG) involved in kinetochore function and pseudohyphal differentiation), which translates to MSNDAFATSLHGDEIITGQHVRQQPWIKSTDESKLVLLNENCARYTSNSVKGSPPQRSVKSSFRRILRRTTNYIPRSKAQKNPAFLGPMTYNQAYLSRNVEKANQFARDEGLLRDMYHRLQVGIYMTKITRKKQVDHVFTINDGMLSWRESKSIDLDTIKDVRCGEMAKNYIEDYKASPSTARLWITIIYQVSSKFRALHVVARNLDDLECFYLGIVNLVDSRRNLMKSIKNPEDDMFANIHWHASVSSEKCAESVEVLSFNDVKTLCSKFSIFCSDVYLREVFNTADANSNGLLNFTEFQKFVKLLKERKELSRIWLNITNGEAMLTLEGFGRFVRQAQHEEINSETVFKEFNKFKQDNCLMSLDGFQKYLSSQPYLRDVDMDYSMPINKYFISSSHNTYLQGKQLGESPTVETYIHALQQGCRCIEIDIWDGEDGPVVCHGKLTGSLPLQNVIRVVRKYAFMTSPYPLILSLEIHCKPVNQLVTERILRDLLGDQIYHGSENGRLVSPSKLKHKFLIKVKKSSTVRATPDDEPTSSTSASSSYDSEIDSQKTTGRRLSISKKIHVIESLVAASAIHGVKFRNFSLPESKVPNHCFSLSEKKLDNLGKDEAQRLAIDKHNRRFLMRVYPHALRYRSSNFNPIRFWEAGVQMVATNWQTYDLGQQLNKAMFQLPLEESSLWHSGYVLKPSYLARDVNKTNEIEDLYASLKSKTMILSIEVLSAQLLPKPKTLKQKQSSYNFSVKLEVHSNMPVETFEVFNGVTTSESSGSTQCCKENGFTPTWEALFKVTLADTFFNFLLFTVKAGDTDLASCCLKVDYLRKGYRHVPLYSGSGERFIFSTLFLGVNYYYV; encoded by the coding sequence ATGTCGAATGATGCTTTTGCTACTTCTTTACACGGCGATGAGATTATAACTGGCCAGCACGTAAGACAACAGCCGTGGATCAAGAGCACAGATGAGAGCAAATTGGTGCTACTAAATGAAAACTGCGCTCGTTATACGAGCAACTCTGTGAAAGGAAGCCCGCCACAACGCTCTGTGAAGAGTAGTTTCCGGAGAATTTTGCGCAGAACCACAAACTACATCCCGCGCTCcaaggctcaaaaaaaccCTGCATTTTTGGGTCCTATGACCTACAATCAGGCTTATCTTTCTagaaatgttgaaaaagcaaACCAGTTTGCTAGGGACGAAGGCCTTTTAAGAGACATGTATCATAGGCTACAAGTGGGCATTTACATGACAAAGATTActcgaaaaaaacaagTGGATCATGTGTTTACTATAAATGATGGCATGCTATCTTGGCGCGAATCTAAAAGTATAGACCTCGATACTATCAAAGATGTCCGGTGTGGTGAGATGGCCAAAAATTACATCGAAGATTATAAAGCATCTCCATCCACTGCTCGTCTCTGGATTACTATCATTTACCAAGTTTCCTCGAAATTCCGTGCACTCCATGTCGTAGCTCGTAACCTAGATGACCTAGAGTGCTTCTACCTTGGTATTGTCAACTTGGTCGATTCGAGACGTaatttgatgaagagcATAAAAAACCCGGAAGATGACATGTTCGCGAATATACATTGGCATGCAAGTGTGTCCTCAGAAAAGTGTGCTGAAAGTGTCGAGGTCTTGTCTTTTAATGATGTCAAAACTCTTTGCTCAAAGTTCAGTATATTTTGCTCGGATGTTTATTTAAGAGAGGTCTTCAATACTGCGGATGCTAACTCTAATGGTTTGCTTAACTTCACggaatttcaaaaatttgttAAACTGctgaaagaaaggaagGAGCTGTCCAGGATATGGCTTAATATCACAAATGGGGAGGCAATGTTAACGTTGGAAGGATTTGGTCGATTTGTCCGGCAAGCTCAACATGAAGAAATTAATTCTGAaactgttttcaaagaatttAATAAGTTTAAACAAGACAATTGCTTGATGAGCCTAGAcggttttcaaaaatacttGTCATCACAACCTTACTTGCGCGATGTCGACATGGATTACTCAATGCCCATCAACAAATACTTCATTTCATCCTCACACAACACCTACCTTCAAGGCAAACAACTCGGAGAGTCTCCAACCGTTGAAACCTATATTCATGCTTTACAGCAGGGCTGCCGATGTATTGAAATTGATATATGGGATGGGGAAGATGGCCCTGTAGTTTGTCATGGAAAATTGACGGGCTCTTTGCCTTTGCAGAACGTTATTCGTGTTGTTAGAAAATACGCATTCATGACATCCCCTTACCCTTTGATACTATCATTAGAGATTCACTGCAAGCCTGTAAATCAGCTAGTAACTGAACGTATTTTAAGGGATCTCTTGGGGGATCAAATTTACCATGGTTCTGAAAATGGGAGACTTGTCTCACCTTCAAAGCTGAAGCATAAGTTTTTGATTAAAGTCAAAAAATCAAGTACAGTTAGGGCTACACCCGATGATGAACCCACCTCCTCAACTTCCGCGAGCTCATCATATGATTCCGAGATTGACTCTCAAAAAACAACTGGAAGAAGACTGAGcatatcaaaaaaaatccaCGTAATTGAGAGTTTAGTGGCAGCATCCGCAATTCATGGGGTGAAGTTTAGAAACTTCTCGCTACCAGAGTCCAAAGTCCCCAATCATTGTTTTTCACTCAGTGAGAAGAAACTTGATAATCTAGGGAAAGACGAGGCTCAAAGATTAGCAATAGATAAGCATAACAGACGTTTTTTGATGCGTGTGTATCCCCATGCACTTCGTTATAGATCGTCGAACTTTAATCCTATTAGATTTTGGGAGGCCGGGGTGCAAATGGTTGCCACCAATTGGCAAACTTATGATCTGGGCCAACAACTGAACAAAGCCATGTTTCAGCTACCGCTGGAAGAATCTTCTCTTTGGCACTCGGGTTACGTTTTGAAACCAAGCTACTTAGCACGCGACGTGAATAAGACGAATGAGATAGAAGACCTTTATGCATCATTGAAAAGCAAAACAATGATCCTCTCAATCGAGGTTCTTTCTGCACAGTTACTTCCTAAGCCCAAAACACtcaagcaaaaacagtCTTCCTACAATTTCAGTGTGAAGCTTGAAGTACACAGCAACATGCCTGTTGAAACTTTCGAAGTTTTTAATGGGGTGACCACTAGCGAGTCTTCCGGCTCAACACAGTGCTGCAAGGAAAACGGATTCACACCTACTTGGGAGGCCCTATTCAAAGTGACTTTAGCAGAtacctttttcaatttcttgttATTCACGGTGAAAGCCGGCGACACCGACCTCGCCTCGTGCTGTTTAAAAGTTGATTACCTAAGAAAGGGCTATCGGCATGTCCCACTATATAGTGGAAGTGGTGAGCGATTCATTTTTTCTACGTTGTTTTTAGGCGTTAACTACTATTATGTTTAA
- a CDS encoding FMN-dependent alpha-hydroxy acid dehydrogenase family protein (similar to uniprot|P00175 Saccharomyces cerevisiae YML054C CYB2 Cytochrome b2 (L-lactate cytochrome-c oxidoreductase) component of the mitochondrial intermembrane space required for lactate utilization expression is repressed by glucose and anaerobic conditions) yields MLITKLARCKSLKQLRLCSFKDAKWPSTRKMSNLNPPIKATHPRRKEFRKASVLTGASASAALLAYSLLDFSSDGIEVSEVMQHNKPDDCWIVLNGEVYDVTSFLQMHPGGAARIMEVAGNDATRKFYSIHSDSTLEKMKEQLVYIGKLKGKFAETISEEDLRIRESRKNIPSLGLIFNLSDFEAVAKEVLPKSTYAYFATGSSDEFSIRENHYAYSRVFFKPMILQENEYDVDTSTEFLGSKVSLPVYISAFAGSKWAHPLAELNLQSAAYEADIMQMVPKQNSYSIEEFYENVPEDQKHWSQYHFDSREEFNEAGTLIKKLEAQPSVKALFLNVDLRDIGNREKDSRQRALDVESSKSLSAIVTSDKSYAKFTWKDIDQIMSSTKLPIGLKGVQRGEDVVLAAEKGVKAVVLSNHGGRQLDFSRPPLEVLAEAKQMLKERGLEDKIEIYLDGGIRRGSDVIKALCLGAKGVGLGRPFLYAMAGYGEEGVSHLLDILRNEMKNNMRLLGVDKVEDLNENLVDIGSLKFRNPRANDVLYDEAYQPLRFPPVRSAI; encoded by the coding sequence ATGCTGATAACAAAGCTAGCTAGAtgcaaaagtttgaagcAGTTGCGTTTgtgctctttcaaagatgcaAAATGGCCGTCTACGAGAAAAATGAGTAACCTCAACCCGCCTATTAAGGCGACCCACCCGAGGAGAAAGGAGTTCCGAAAAGCCTCTGTGCTAACCGGCGCCTCAGCTTCAGCTGCGCTGCTGGCGTACTCTTTGCTTGATTTTTCTTCAGATGGCATCGAGGTCAGCGAAGTTATGCAGCACAACAAGCCTGATGACTGCTGGATTGTATTGAATGGAGAAGTTTATGATGTTACTTCCTTCTTGCAGATGCATCCAGGCGGGGCCGCAAGGATAATGGAAGTTGCTGGTAATGATGCCACAAGAAAGTTTTATTCTATACACTCTGATTCAACACTcgaaaaaatgaaagagCAACTGGTATACATAGGGAAGCTTAAGGGCAAATTTGCCGAGACCATatctgaagaagatttaAGAATCAGAGAGAGCAGAAAAAATATACCATCTCTTGGACTCATTTTCAATTTATctgactttgaagctgttgcTAAGGAAGTTTTGCCAAAGAGCACATATGCTTATTTTGCAACTGGATCATCCGATGAGTTTAGTATCCGGGAAAACCATTACGCTTATAGCAGagtatttttcaagcccatgattttacaagaaaatgaatACGATGTTGATACATCCACAGAATTTTTGGGCTCCAAAGTTAGCCTACCTGTTTACATTTCAGCTTTTGCGGGGTCAAAATGGGCGCATCCTTTAGCAGAGTTAAATTTACAGTCTGCTGCATACGAGGCTGATATTATGCAGATGGttccaaaacaaaactctTATAGCATTGAAGAATTTTACGAAAATGTTCCTGAggatcaaaaacattgGTCTCAATACCACTTTGATTCCAGAGAAGAGTTTAATGAAGCCGGTACATTAATTAAAAAGTTAGAAGCTCAACCAAGCGTCAAAGCACTCTTCCTGAATGTTGATCTGCGCGATATCGGAAATCGCGAAAAAGACAGCAGGCAGAGAGCTTTAGATGTTGAAAGCAGCAAGAGTCTTTCCGCCATTGTTACAAGCGATAAGAGTTACGCAAAGTTCACTTGGAAGGACATTGATCAGATCatgtcttcaacaaaacttCCGATTGGATTGAAGGGTGTTCAGAGAGGAGAAGATGTGGTTTTGGCTGCTGAGAAAGGCGTAAAGGCCGTAGTGTTATCAAACCATGGTGGACGTCAGCTTGATTTTTCCAGACCACCACTGGAAGTTTTGGCCGAAGCTAAACAAATGCTGAAAGAGAGAGGTTTGGAGgacaaaattgaaattTATCTAGACGGAGGTATCAGAAGAGGTTCTGACGTAATCAAAGCTCTTTGTCTCGGAGCAAAAGGGGTTGGATTGGGAAGGCCCTTCCTTTACGCTATGGCAGGATACGGGGAAGAAGGTGTCTCCCACTTACTGGACATTTTGCGGAATGAGATGAAGAATAACATGAGGCTTTTGGGTGTGGATAAGGTAGAAGATCTAAATGAGAACTTGGTTGATATTGGTAGCCTCAAATTCCGCAATCCTCGCGCTAACGATGTCTTGTACGATGAAGCCTATCAACCCTTACGCTTTCCACCTGTGCGGAGCGCCATTTAA
- a CDS encoding KLTH0C11836p (weakly similar to uniprot|P18544 Saccharomyces cerevisiae YOL140W ARG8 Acetylornithine aminotransferase catalyzes the fourth step in the biosynthesis of the arginine precursor ornithine) — MTIANDIQTEQSYVFQASVDKLGPQVTEGKGIYITIEKDGKIHKNVLDAITGAAVGALGWGDEEALEIMDKSARASTYSYPCLISNKSSEALAKFYIENSPEGAFSAALWCSSGSESNENALRIMRQYYLERGLPNKVKLMSRESSYHGFTLGAQSMSWNPRVEPFEPYLMDRKKINIKIPCAYTYRYKKEEETEEDYARRLIDDLENKIVSNDPDTIAAVVVETLPGSSLGTTPPPKGYLKGIRELCNKYDIIFYLDEVMCGTGRCNPNGRLNCWENYLDPCDAPDIQTVGKTLGSGYVPIAGVLIGPKIKNAFLNGSKAVVGGHTYSCHAFCCGVALGVQQKIKRENLTSNVFKMGNLMGEKLKNTLLAKSNIVGDVRGVGGFWSVEFVKNRETKEPFDISLGVGPRFKAVCFDNGLSVMGMPGNPDGSCGDRALLAPSFIITEEVVDDIVGKMVKSVAELTDELKSEGIF, encoded by the coding sequence ATGACTATCGCGAACGACATCCAAACTGAACAATCCTACGTTTTCCAAGCTAGTGTGGATAAACTAGGCCCTCAAGTCACTGAGGGCAAAGGGATTTACATCACTATCGAGAAGGATGGAAAAATCCATAAGAATGTTTTGGACGCCATTACTGGTGCCGCCGTCGGAGCATTAGGATGGggcgatgaagaagctcttgaaataATGGACAAATCTGCTCGCGCTTCAACCTATTCTTACCCATGTCTGATCTCCAACAAGAGCTCTGAAGCATTGGCCAAATTTTACATTGAAAATTCTCCTGAAGGCGCTTTCTCTGCTGCACTGTGGTGTTCCTCCGGCTCAGAAAGTAACGAAAATGCCTTGCGGATAATGAGACAATATTACTTGGAACGTGGGTTGCCAAACAAAGTGAAGTTAATGAGCAGAGAAAGCTCTTATCATGGATTCACATTGGGCGCCCAATCTATGTCATGGAACCCAAGGGTCGAACCCTTTGAACCCTACTTGATGGACCGCAAGAAAATCAACATCAAAATACCTTGCGCATACACCTACCGCTACAaaaaggaggaagaaactgaagaagATTATGCCAGAAGGCTCATCGATGATCTCGAAAATAAGATTGTGTCCAACGATCCTGATACCATCGCTGCAGTGGTAGTTGAAACATTACCAGGGTCATCTCTGGGGACGAcccctccaccaaaagGATACTTAAAAGGAATAAGGGAACTGTGCAACAAATACGACATAATATTTTACCTGGACGAAGTTATGTGCGGTACCGGAAGATGCAACCCCAACGGCAGGTTAAACTGCTGGGAAAATTACCTAGACCCTTGTGATGCACCAGATATTCAAACTGTGGGAAAAACGCTAGGCTCTGGATATGTCCCCATTGCTGGAGTTCTGATCGGACCGAAAATCAAGAACGCTTTCCTTAATGGGTCCAAAGCAGTTGTCGGTGGTCATACTTACTCTTGTCATGCATTCTGTTGTGGCGTCGCGTTAGGTGTGCagcaaaagatcaaaagaGAGAACTTAACATCGAATGTGTTCAAGATGGGAAACTTGATGGgagaaaagctcaaaaacaccttATTGGCCAAATCAAACATTGTCGGCGACGTGAGAGGTGTAGGTGGGTTTTGGTCTGTCGAATTTGTGAAGAATAGAGAAACGAAGGAGCCATTTGACATCAGCCTAGGGGTTGGTCCTcgcttcaaagctgtttGCTTTGACAATGGTTTGAGTGTTATGGGGATGCCTGGAAACCCCGATGGATCATGTGGCGATAGAGCCCTATTAGCCCCATCTTTTATCATTACTGAAGAAGTCGTTGACGATATAGTTGGAAAGATGGTGAAGTCTGTGGCTGAACTAACTGATGAACTCAAGTCTGAAGGGATCTTCTAG
- a CDS encoding FMN-dependent alpha-hydroxy acid dehydrogenase (similar to uniprot|P00175 Saccharomyces cerevisiae YML054C CYB2 Cytochrome b2 (L-lactate cytochrome-c oxidoreductase) component of the mitochondrial intermembrane space required for lactate utilization expression is repressed by glucose and anaerobic conditions) → MMRLQELRNQRYRDLNLRIRITQSEISTSRTVVTTALPVLMFRLISQKTHVSLSRLFLRGQWRAFSKGAGFRGTQRVKRLSSHVALFTALAGLTYILGPGREISLIKNDAAKHSKRRHVSATEVIRHNKEDDCWVVIDGYVYDVTAFIDQHPGGSAVIRGNAGKDVSALFSALHPPDVIQKYIPETQRLGPLEDQMPSDRICSPPAIGETVEDIQRKEELRQKLLDLNSLLNLYDFEYLASQILANQAWAYYSSASDDEFTYRENHAAYHRIFFKPRVLVNVKNVDISTEMLGFKVSVPFYVSATALVKLGNPEEGEKDIARGCGQGEHKCPQMISTFASCSLQEIVEAAPSKEQIQWLQLYVNTNRSATESLLREAETLGLRAIFLTVDTPASGRREKDMKLKFISSNAPQNARAAKNKSSRGASQALASFIDPTLTWEDVAELKTKTNLPVVIKGVQCVEDVLKAAEIGVDGVVISNHGGRQLDFSRAPLEVLADTMPILKEKHLDDKLEVFIDGGVRRGTDILKALCLGAKGVGLGRPFLYANSCYGKDGVEKAISMLAEELQCSMRLLGAKSIKELGPELLDVTGLKNRSIEIPGDSLCNTVYQKPDFARFVEK, encoded by the coding sequence ATGATGAGACTCCAAGAACTTCGTAATCAGCGCTATCGTGACTTAAACTTACGAATTCGAATAACGCAGTCGGAAATCTCAACTTCCAGGACTGTTGTAACTACTGCCCTTCCAGTTTTGATGTTTCGACTGATTTCGCAAAAAACGCATGTCTCCCTTAGCCGGCTTTTTCTACGAGGCCAATGGCGTGCGTTTTCTAAAGGAGCCGGATTCCGTGGCACCCAGCGTGTGAAAAGGCTTTCGAGTCACGTCGCGCTATTTACTGCCCTCGCCGGTCTCACATATATATTAGGGCCAGGCCGAGAAATATCGCTGATCAAAAACGATGCTGCTAAACACTCAAAAAGGCGACATGTCAGCGCTACTGAGGTTATTCGGCATAATAAAGAAGATGACTGCTGGGTAGTGATCGATGGGTATGTGTACGATGTTACAGCGTTCATCGACCAGCATCCTGGTGGTTCTGCAGTTATAAGGGGTAATGCAGGAAAAGATGTGAgtgctttgttttctgctttACACCCTCCAGATGTCATCCAAAAATACATTCCTGAAACTCAGCGGCTGGGGCCGCTAGAGGACCAAATGCCATCTGATCGTATCTGTTCCCCACCTGCTATAGGAGAAACTGTAGAGGAcatccaaagaaaagaagaactgcGCCAAAAGCTCCTGGACTTAAACTCTTTGTTGAATCTCTATGATTTCGAGTACcttgcttctcaaattttaGCAAACCAGGCCTGGGCGTACTACTCATCAGCCTCAGATGACGAATTTACCTACAGAGAGAACCATGCCGCTTATCATagaatctttttcaagccaaGGGTCTTAGTGAATgtcaaaaatgttgataTCTCGACTGAGATGCTTGGATTCAAAGTCTCCGTACCATTTTATGTGAGCGCTACTGCTTTAGTTAAACTAGGAAACCCTGAAGAGGGTGAAAAAGATATCGCTCGTGGCTGCGGTCAAGGTGAGCATAAGTGCCCTCAAATGATTTCAACATTTGCCTCTTGCtcacttcaagaaatagTTGAGGCCGCGCCTTCAAAGGAGCAAATTCAATGGCTCCAGCTTTACGTTAACACTAATCGTTCTGCCACAgaaagcttgttgagagAAGCAGAAACGCTTGGTTTGAGGGCTATTTTTCTCACTGTTGACACACCAGCATCTGGTCGTCGTGAAAAGGACATGAAACTCAAGTTTATCTCTAGCAACGCACCTCAGAATGCAAGAGCGGCCAAAAATAAATCTTCCCGAGGTGCTTCTCAAGCCCTTGCGAGCTTCATTGATCCAACATTAACCTGGGAAGATGTTGCAGAGCTCAAAACCAAGACAAATCTTCCGGTTGTGATAAAAGGCGTGCAGTGCgttgaagatgttttgaaggctgCCGAAATTGGAGTTGATGGTGTTGTAATATCGAATCATGGTGGCCGCCAGCTGGATTTCTCTCGCGCCCCTTTGGAGGTTTTGGCAGATACTATGCCAATCTTAAAAGAGAAACATTTGGACGATAAACTTGAAGTATTTATTGATGGTGGCGTCCGCCGCGGAACCGATATCTTAAAGGCGCTTTGTCTTGGCGCTAAAGGCGTTGGCCTCGGGAGGCCCTTTTTGTATGCCAATAGCTGTTATGGCAAAGATGGCGTTGAGAAGGCCATTAGTATGTTAGCCGAAGAACTGCAGTGCTCTATGAGATTGTTAGGTGCAAAATCTATAAAAGAGCTCGGTCCTGAATTACTCGATGTTACTGGCTTAAAAAACAGATCTATTGAAATTCCTGGCGATAGCTTGTGTAATACAGTTTACCAAAAGCCCGATTTCGCtcgttttgttgaaaaataa
- a CDS encoding KLTH0C11682p (weakly similar to uniprot|Q08981 Saccharomyces cerevisiae YPL267W ACM1): protein MNVRSPGKLRRALSGKNINSKSGLRKRSASLSPKKLGTARRSAEHSVLQVKSIEKVQPFQFFEQSVEDQQAVSSAQNKLCHAGDDKVCTTKEKENIPLDNPNCRFGSKPTQVSNERAPLSRLNADDYGGVLQIHDLPTYADSEHQSENLIEVSGFTTPPRGGKTGTDTAFHSFNTSPRKIETQQGREERTSFSALKVARKLKFED, encoded by the coding sequence ATGAACGTTAGATCTCCTGGTAAATTACGCCGTGCGCTTTCGGGCAAGAACATAAATAGCAAATCAGGCCTACGCAAAAGGTCTGCCTCTTTATCCCCAAAAAAGCTTGGGACAGCACGAAGGAGCGCGGAACACTCAGTACTTCAAGTGAAatcaattgaaaaagtacaACCattccagttttttgagcagtCAGTGGAAGATCAACAAGCAGTTTCCTCCGCGCAAAATAAACTTTGTCACGCAGGCGATGACAAAGTTTGCACCACAAAGGAGAAAGAGAACATACCCTTAGATAACCCAAATTGCAGATTTGGCAGTAAGCCTACCCAAGTTTCTAACGAGAGAGCACCACTTTCGAGGCTTAACGCCGACGACTACGGGGGCGTTCTTCAGATACACGACCTTCCAACTTACGCAGACAGCGAACATCAGTCAGAAAACCTTATTGAAGTGTCAGGCTTCACGACGCCTCCTCGAGGTGGTAAAACTGGAACTGATACAGCATTTCACAGCTTTAATACCAGTCCACGTAAAATTGAAACGCAACAAGGTCGTGAAGAAAGAACTAGTTTCTCAGCCTTGAAAGTGGCTAGAAAATTGAAATTTGAGGATTGA
- the DIM1 gene encoding putative dimethyladenosine transferase (highly similar to uniprot|P41819 Saccharomyces cerevisiae YPL266W DIM1 Essential 18S rRNA dimethylase responsible for conserved m6(2)Am6(2)A dimethylation in 3'-terminal loop of 18 S rRNA part of 90S and 40S pre-particles in nucleolus involved in pre-ribosomal RNA processing) translates to MGKAPKKSFSGSGSKGNQVSAEKHLNSVFKFNTDLGQHILKNPLVAQGIVDKAQIKPSDVVLEVGPGTGNLTVRILEQARKVIAVEMDPRMGAELTKRVHGTAGEKKLDILLGDFMKTDLPYFDICISNTPYQISSPLVFKLINQPKPPRVSILMFQREFAMRLLARPGDSLYCRLSANVQMWANVTHIMKVGKNNFRPPPQVESSVVRLEIKNPRPKVEFNEWDGLLRIVFVRKNRTIAAGFKSTTVLEILEKNYKAFLATTGNGSDMVDDTEKSMIDVVKAKIETVLKETGLSDKRAGKCDQTDFLKLLYAFHQVGIHFA, encoded by the coding sequence ATGGGTAAGGctccaaagaaaagtttcTCGGGCTCAGGCAGCAAGGGAAACCAAGTTTCTGCCGAGAAGCATCTAAATTCTGTATTTAAGTTTAATACAGATCTAGGCCAGCATATCCTAAAAAATCCACTTGTCGCGCAGGGAATTGTTGACAAAGCTCAGATCAAGCCATCAGATGttgtccttgaagttggTCCCGGTACAGGTAATTTGACTGTTCGAATTTTAGAGCAGGCAAGGAAAGTCATCGCTGTTGAAATGGACCCAAGGATGGGAGCCGAGTTGACTAAAAGAGTACATGGCACGGCTGgcgaaaaaaagcttgatatTCTGTTGGGAGATTTCATGAAAACTGATCTACCCTATTTTGATATCTGCATAAGTAACACACCATACCAAATCTCCTCCCCgctggttttcaaactgaTTAATCAACCTAAACCTCCTCGGGTGTCCATTTTGATGTTTCAGAGGGAGTTCGCTATGCGTCTGCTAGCAAGACCTGGTGACTCTCTATACTGCAGACTCTCTGCTAACGTCCAAATGTGGGCGAACGTCACACATATAATGAAAGTGggcaaaaacaattttaGGCCACCCCCTCAAGTTGAGTCAAGTGTGGTTAGGTTAGAAATCAAGAATCCAAGACCTAAAGTAGAATTCAATGAATGGGATGGGTTGTTGCGCATTGTATTCGTCAGAAAGAATCGGACAATTGCAGCAGGCTTCAAGTCTACAACTGTTCTTGAAATCCTCGAAAAGAATTACAAGGCTTTTTTAGCAACAACTGGAAATGGCTCTGATATGGTGGATGACACAGAAAAATCAATGATTGATGTTGTAAAGGCTAAAATAGAAACCGTCCTAAAGGAGACGGGCTTGTCAGACAAGAGGGCGGGCAAATGTGACCAAACAGACTTTCTAAAGCTTCTGTATGCATTCCATCAAGTTGGCATTCATTTTGCCTGA
- a CDS encoding RidA family protein (conserved hypothetical protein), with protein MVRKLKWEEVGVSNGPSFLSPGCVSSKNCDLLFTSGCVGNDPITGEYPEDVESQARNAMENMKRVLESASSNFDYVLKALLFISDPSYASAVNKVYQEFFPGRPSRSCIVVSFPDPKLKFEMECVAEVPAN; from the coding sequence ATGGTCAGGAAACTTAAGTGGGAAGAAGTTGGTGTATCCAACGGGCcatcatttctttctcctggTTGTGTCAGCTCTAAGAATTGTGATCTTCTTTTCACTTCTGGGTGTGTTGGTAATGATCCGATCACCGGCGAGTACCCAGAAGACGTGGAATCTCAAGCTAGAAATGCTATGGAGAACATGAAAAGAGTTTTGGAATCTGCTTCTTCGAATTTTGATTACGTTTTAAAGGCTTTACTCTTTATTTCGGACCCCAGCTACGCGAGTGCTGTTAACAAAGTGTATCAAGAATTCTTTCCTGGCaggccatcaagaagttgcaTTGTGGTAAGCTTCCCCGATCCCAAACTTAAATTCGAAATGGAATGCGTGGCAGAAGTTCCAGCCAactga